Proteins encoded in a region of the Nonomuraea helvata genome:
- a CDS encoding nuclear transport factor 2 family protein codes for MYQPSGEELKSIEAWFAEYDALAEQGAIEELADLAVFPMNLATDVPDGYAAVRQWTRAEYIEAMKEAMGGGTAGLDLQSKRTPRFISPNLVVVETEATMTIADRKESMHYADLLVRTEDGWAFQTMVQGGWGYGWPAAKRG; via the coding sequence ATGTATCAGCCGAGCGGCGAGGAACTGAAGAGCATCGAGGCCTGGTTCGCCGAGTACGACGCGCTGGCCGAACAGGGCGCGATCGAGGAGCTGGCCGACCTGGCCGTCTTCCCGATGAACCTGGCCACCGACGTGCCCGACGGCTACGCGGCCGTACGGCAGTGGACGCGGGCGGAGTACATCGAGGCGATGAAGGAGGCCATGGGTGGCGGCACGGCGGGGCTGGATCTCCAGTCGAAGCGGACGCCGCGCTTCATCAGCCCGAACCTCGTGGTCGTGGAGACCGAGGCGACGATGACGATCGCGGACCGGAAGGAGAGCATGCACTACGCCGATCTGCTGGTCCGCACCGAGGACGGCTGGGCCTTCCAGACCATGGTCCAGGGCGGCTGGGGATACGGCTGGCCGGCCGCGAAACGCGGCTGA
- a CDS encoding DUF4038 domain-containing protein encodes MGEVTRVAGAWREAEITLTASADVPDAYTAVDVWADFTHDSGLTLRRPAFYDGGRTWRVRFSSPLPHGQWHWSTGASLDEPGLRGVSGTVEVEPAEPGAHRFRRHGFWRMSPGGRSLVHADGAPAILVADTAWALPWRATEEQVRVYAADRQAKGFNAVLLMSVQPDMRAVGPRDRTADEGFDVAFEDLPTGHLNDLDPAYFQYLDRLLDILVEHEIVPVLQPVFQGFGWKGLDVAGTVVPAAEYARYCRYLVARYGARPAIYLVGADGSGREPQIPAGGAEVHAWDCYAQPTGIHYRPHADNRAWQDADWLDFQWCQTGHRGEHVPERVADMWRNIPVRAVANGEPTYERTRSRDNAAGWWQGHEAWSNLCAGGTMGVVYGAANIWQWRLHEDEPGHSAYFLAPSGGWRDSLAFEGSTYVGLLGKILDGLPTTDMEPDWQTFNTTRALRVPGRLHLIYQENGTPLRTVHAEGLPTRYRIIDPRTGRTLEQGPREPGQQIGEECREPRVVVLHD; translated from the coding sequence ATGGGGGAGGTCACGCGCGTCGCCGGAGCCTGGCGCGAGGCGGAGATCACCCTCACCGCCTCGGCCGACGTCCCGGACGCCTACACCGCCGTCGACGTCTGGGCCGACTTCACCCACGACAGCGGGCTCACCCTGCGCCGGCCCGCGTTCTACGACGGCGGCCGTACCTGGCGGGTCCGCTTCAGCTCGCCGCTGCCGCACGGCCAGTGGCACTGGAGCACCGGCGCGTCCCTCGACGAGCCCGGCCTTCGCGGCGTGAGCGGGACCGTCGAGGTCGAGCCCGCCGAGCCGGGGGCACACCGGTTCCGGCGGCACGGCTTCTGGAGGATGTCTCCGGGCGGGCGCAGCCTGGTCCACGCCGACGGCGCCCCCGCGATCCTCGTCGCCGACACCGCCTGGGCCCTGCCCTGGCGGGCCACCGAGGAGCAGGTACGCGTCTACGCGGCCGACCGGCAGGCCAAGGGCTTCAACGCGGTGCTGCTCATGTCCGTCCAACCCGACATGCGCGCCGTGGGCCCGCGCGACCGTACGGCCGACGAGGGCTTCGACGTCGCCTTCGAGGACCTGCCCACCGGCCACCTCAACGACCTCGACCCCGCCTACTTCCAGTACCTGGACCGGCTCCTGGACATCCTGGTGGAGCACGAGATCGTGCCCGTCCTGCAGCCGGTCTTCCAGGGCTTCGGCTGGAAGGGCCTCGACGTGGCCGGCACCGTCGTACCGGCCGCCGAGTACGCCCGTTACTGCCGCTACCTGGTGGCCCGCTACGGCGCCCGCCCGGCGATCTACCTGGTGGGCGCCGACGGCTCAGGTCGCGAGCCGCAGATTCCGGCCGGCGGCGCCGAGGTCCACGCCTGGGACTGCTACGCCCAGCCCACCGGCATCCACTACCGCCCGCACGCCGACAACCGCGCCTGGCAGGACGCCGACTGGCTGGACTTCCAGTGGTGCCAGACCGGCCACCGAGGCGAGCACGTCCCCGAACGCGTCGCCGACATGTGGCGCAACATCCCGGTCAGAGCCGTCGCCAACGGCGAGCCGACCTACGAGCGGACCCGCTCCCGTGACAACGCCGCCGGCTGGTGGCAGGGCCACGAGGCGTGGAGCAACCTGTGCGCCGGAGGCACCATGGGCGTCGTGTACGGCGCCGCCAACATCTGGCAGTGGAGGCTGCACGAGGACGAGCCGGGCCACTCGGCGTACTTCCTGGCGCCGTCCGGCGGCTGGCGCGACTCCCTCGCCTTCGAGGGCTCCACGTACGTCGGGCTCCTCGGCAAGATCCTGGACGGCCTGCCCACCACCGACATGGAGCCCGACTGGCAGACCTTCAACACCACCCGCGCCTTGCGCGTGCCCGGCCGCCTGCACCTGATCTACCAGGAGAACGGCACCCCGCTCCGCACGGTGCACGCGGAAGGGCTGCCCACGCGTTATCGCATCATCGACCCGCGGACCGGACGCACCCTGGAGCAGGGACCGCGCGAGCCCGGACAGCAGATCGGCGAGGAGTGCCGTGAGCCTCGAGTGGTCGTCCTCCACGACTGA
- a CDS encoding AraC family transcriptional regulator, whose protein sequence is MTGRAAQEWASYWRSPEMPLEAMYARFLRHRYHRHSHETYSFGVTEFGAQTFTCRGAGHTSAAGMVMAFNPDEVHDGHAAHELGFTYRIVHIGQELIADALADIGGRPVGLPLFDTPVLSSPVLATRLRELHTALLHGAGPLERDELLSSAVAALVNLAARTPPRPAAALGTPAVTRLAAKARELIHDRYTDPIGADDLAAWTGSSRYALYRAFRTAYGLAPSEYQRQLRLRAARRLLAQGSPAARVASESGFTDQAHLTRWFTRSYGVTPTQYRLARTPG, encoded by the coding sequence ATGACCGGCAGGGCCGCGCAGGAGTGGGCCAGCTACTGGCGCTCGCCGGAGATGCCGCTGGAGGCCATGTACGCGCGGTTCCTGCGCCACCGCTACCACCGGCACAGCCACGAGACCTACTCCTTCGGCGTCACCGAGTTCGGCGCGCAGACCTTCACCTGCCGGGGCGCCGGGCACACGAGCGCGGCCGGGATGGTGATGGCGTTCAACCCCGACGAGGTGCACGACGGACACGCGGCCCACGAGCTGGGCTTCACGTACCGGATCGTCCACATCGGCCAGGAGCTGATCGCCGACGCGCTCGCGGACATCGGCGGTCGCCCAGTTGGGCTGCCCCTGTTCGACACCCCGGTCCTGAGCTCGCCCGTGCTCGCGACGCGGCTGCGCGAGCTGCACACCGCGCTGCTGCACGGCGCCGGCCCCCTCGAGCGCGACGAGCTGCTCTCCTCCGCCGTCGCCGCCCTGGTGAACCTCGCCGCGCGTACGCCGCCCCGGCCGGCCGCCGCCCTCGGCACGCCCGCCGTCACGCGCCTCGCCGCGAAGGCGCGTGAGCTGATCCACGACCGCTACACCGACCCGATCGGCGCCGACGACCTCGCCGCCTGGACCGGTTCCAGCAGGTACGCCCTCTACCGGGCGTTCCGGACCGCCTACGGGCTGGCGCCGAGCGAGTACCAGCGCCAGCTGCGGCTGCGCGCCGCTCGCCGCCTGCTCGCCCAGGGGAGCCCCGCCGCCCGGGTCGCGAGCGAGTCGGGGTTCACCGACCAGGCCCACCTCACCCGCTGGTTCACCCGCTCGTACGGCGTCACGCCCACCCAGTACCGGCTGGCGAGAACCCCCGGCTGA
- a CDS encoding DMT family transporter gives MSNTVSSGPVGSRPYLLLATTMLLWGSGFSSSKVIVDHLPHSVVATLRFGGGALALLVALKLSRQAGGRQRTSPRDWMRAAGAGVLGVFVYNLFFFWGLSLAPAIDGSTIVPVMSPVLTTTFLLIAGQEKASAARVAGLATGAAGAVIFFVGSGGEAGAGQGRLVGDLLFLLSACCWAAFTLSGRRVLAGIDPLKATTYATLSGSILLAIYSAPSAVEVAWQDVPAYVWLNVVFVALGPTAVANLLYYRGIGAVGPASASIMMFVVPVVGTACSAVFLGESFGTVQAAGAAVLLVGAVLAVTQGRLPARRRAATPEPAPTSRGTEDA, from the coding sequence ATGTCAAACACTGTATCGAGTGGCCCGGTAGGGAGTCGTCCGTACCTCCTGCTGGCCACGACGATGCTGCTGTGGGGGAGTGGCTTCAGCAGTTCCAAGGTGATCGTCGACCATCTGCCCCATTCCGTGGTCGCGACGTTGCGGTTCGGCGGTGGCGCGCTGGCGCTGCTGGTCGCCCTGAAGCTCTCCCGGCAGGCAGGCGGCCGTCAGCGGACGTCGCCGCGCGACTGGATGAGGGCGGCCGGGGCGGGCGTGCTCGGCGTCTTCGTGTACAACCTGTTCTTCTTCTGGGGGCTGTCGCTGGCTCCGGCGATCGACGGGAGCACCATCGTCCCGGTCATGAGTCCCGTGCTGACCACGACCTTCCTGCTGATCGCGGGCCAGGAGAAGGCGTCGGCGGCGCGGGTGGCGGGGCTGGCGACCGGCGCGGCCGGCGCCGTGATCTTCTTCGTGGGCTCGGGCGGGGAGGCGGGCGCGGGTCAGGGCCGGCTCGTGGGGGACCTGCTCTTCCTGCTCAGCGCCTGCTGCTGGGCGGCGTTCACGCTGTCCGGGCGCCGGGTCCTGGCCGGCATCGACCCGCTCAAGGCGACGACGTACGCGACGTTGAGCGGGTCGATCCTGCTGGCGATCTACAGCGCGCCGTCGGCCGTCGAGGTCGCCTGGCAGGACGTGCCCGCCTACGTCTGGCTGAACGTCGTCTTCGTGGCGCTCGGCCCGACCGCGGTGGCGAACCTGCTCTACTACCGGGGCATCGGCGCCGTGGGCCCGGCCTCGGCGTCCATCATGATGTTCGTCGTCCCCGTCGTCGGGACCGCCTGCTCCGCCGTGTTCCTGGGCGAATCATTCGGCACGGTGCAGGCGGCGGGCGCGGCCGTCCTCCTGGTCGGAGCCGTCCTCGCCGTCACCCAGGGCAGGCTCCCGGCGCGGCGCCGCGCCGCCACGCCGGAACCCGCGCCCACCTCGCGTGGCACAGAAGACGCTTGA
- a CDS encoding HAMP domain-containing sensor histidine kinase gives MTTLLRRSLRIRLALFASIAMLLLNVVVSGFVLFGLRNEVVDARAQEVSSKALRVLLLIKRNQLPQQVISQDLDGIQVVDPVGRVVSSTPNLAGLPPLTRAIPGRNRANDVAELCDLRAFPGRCEVAVAMHAYQPDGAWVIYAFDPAVPWYVSPQVIIFQICVTALLTALTWFGVSRVVARTLAPVHSITKKLAKITAGGGGMRVPVPENDDEIRALAETANHTLEQLEAAMERQEAAIEQQRRFAGDASHDLRSPITAMRAQVEEALLYPEDTDWRETGNEVLASLNRLQAIVTNLLTLTKLDAGAPDRREPVDLGELAAEEIARPRAKRVVPNLQSGVIVTADRLQLARLLTNLLDNAERHAETHIIVTVRQQDGEAVLEVLDDGAGIAHDKREVVFQRFTRLDDSRSRDAGGSGLGLPIAREIAKAHSGTLTIEDSHTGARFVLRIPARAG, from the coding sequence GTGACCACACTGTTGCGCCGGTCGCTGCGGATACGGCTGGCACTGTTCGCCAGCATCGCCATGTTGCTGCTGAACGTCGTCGTCAGCGGCTTCGTGCTGTTCGGCCTCCGCAACGAGGTCGTCGACGCCCGGGCGCAGGAAGTGTCCAGCAAGGCCCTGCGGGTGCTTCTCCTGATCAAACGCAACCAGCTGCCCCAGCAGGTGATCTCCCAGGACCTCGACGGCATCCAGGTCGTCGATCCGGTCGGGCGGGTGGTCTCCTCGACGCCGAACCTGGCCGGCCTGCCCCCGTTGACGAGGGCGATCCCGGGCCGGAACCGGGCCAACGACGTCGCGGAGCTCTGCGACCTGCGCGCGTTCCCCGGCCGGTGCGAGGTCGCGGTCGCCATGCACGCGTACCAGCCGGACGGCGCATGGGTGATCTACGCCTTCGACCCGGCGGTGCCCTGGTACGTCAGCCCGCAAGTGATCATCTTCCAGATCTGCGTGACGGCGCTGCTGACGGCGCTGACCTGGTTCGGTGTGTCGCGCGTCGTGGCCAGGACGCTCGCGCCCGTCCACAGCATCACGAAGAAGCTGGCGAAGATCACCGCGGGCGGCGGCGGGATGCGCGTCCCCGTCCCGGAGAACGACGACGAGATCAGGGCGTTGGCCGAGACCGCCAACCACACGCTGGAGCAGCTGGAAGCGGCGATGGAACGCCAGGAGGCCGCGATAGAGCAGCAGCGCAGGTTCGCCGGCGACGCCTCGCACGACCTGCGCAGCCCGATCACCGCGATGCGCGCCCAGGTCGAGGAGGCCCTGCTCTATCCCGAGGACACCGACTGGCGGGAGACGGGCAATGAGGTGCTCGCCAGCCTGAACCGGCTCCAGGCCATCGTCACCAACCTGCTCACGCTGACCAAGCTGGACGCGGGCGCCCCGGACCGCCGCGAGCCCGTGGACCTGGGCGAGCTGGCCGCCGAGGAGATCGCCAGGCCGCGTGCCAAGCGGGTCGTCCCCAACCTGCAGTCAGGTGTGATCGTCACGGCCGACCGGCTGCAGCTGGCCCGCCTGCTGACGAACCTGCTCGACAACGCCGAGCGGCACGCCGAGACGCACATCATCGTGACGGTGCGGCAGCAGGACGGCGAGGCGGTGCTGGAGGTCCTCGACGACGGCGCGGGCATCGCGCACGACAAGCGCGAGGTCGTCTTCCAGCGTTTCACCCGCCTGGACGACTCGCGCAGCCGGGACGCCGGCGGCTCCGGACTCGGCCTGCCCATCGCCCGCGAGATCGCGAAGGCCCACTCCGGGACGCTCACCATCGAGGACTCCCACACCGGCGCGCGGTTCGTCCTTCGCATCCCGGCCCGAGCCGGCTGA
- a CDS encoding Rid family hydrolase has translation MKFRTIALPAAVVLVLGTSTAAATPTWSPRPQEVKPFLPAGNSNPAIADGVALGKQVATYTASGLGPAAANPAAPADAPERYVDLPGGTLPPGVTVTEAQALNVLKRIKANLAAAGLELADVVSMRAYLEKPPGAEAADFAGWNRAYRQFFANTDLATGQAVPVPLGTASPAPPMEANPARPARVTIEIANLPVAGWLVEVEVVAAYKH, from the coding sequence ATGAAGTTCCGCACCATCGCTCTCCCCGCGGCCGTCGTCCTCGTCCTCGGCACGAGCACGGCTGCCGCCACCCCCACCTGGTCGCCCCGGCCGCAGGAGGTCAAGCCGTTCCTCCCCGCGGGCAACAGCAACCCCGCGATCGCCGACGGAGTGGCGCTCGGAAAGCAGGTGGCCACGTACACCGCCAGCGGCCTTGGCCCGGCCGCGGCCAACCCCGCGGCCCCCGCCGACGCTCCCGAACGCTACGTCGACCTCCCCGGCGGAACCCTGCCCCCGGGCGTCACCGTCACCGAGGCACAGGCACTCAACGTGCTCAAGCGCATCAAGGCCAACCTCGCCGCGGCCGGCCTGGAGCTCGCCGACGTCGTCTCCATGCGCGCCTACCTGGAGAAGCCTCCGGGAGCTGAGGCGGCCGACTTCGCCGGCTGGAACCGCGCCTACCGTCAGTTCTTCGCCAACACGGACCTGGCCACCGGCCAGGCCGTACCCGTCCCGCTCGGCACGGCGTCGCCCGCCCCGCCCATGGAGGCCAACCCGGCCCGCCCGGCCCGCGTGACGATCGAGATCGCCAACCTCCCGGTCGCGGGCTGGCTCGTCGAGGTGGAGGTCGTCGCCGCGTACAAGCACTGA
- a CDS encoding DUF6069 family protein, with amino-acid sequence MSYPSHDRYDPRQGATRPRVNPAKVWGGGVAAAVVAALIVVVGVMISKRLLGIRVLTPDGAPAYGSAATTGYAISAAALALIATLLLYILMLSTPEPAKFFSWIGGLCTVIITFLPFMYSADILPQIATAAINLIIGIAVLSLLATIGRTAVDHVPDPAPYPYEQPRGYDPSPGYEQRGYEQPRYEQPQPRYERPREHGQSRDHGQPRDYGQSDDYGQRRHQRRDYDPYD; translated from the coding sequence ATGTCATACCCCTCCCATGATCGCTATGACCCCCGCCAGGGGGCGACCCGGCCGAGGGTGAATCCGGCGAAAGTGTGGGGAGGAGGCGTGGCCGCGGCCGTGGTGGCCGCGCTGATCGTGGTCGTCGGAGTCATGATCAGTAAGAGGCTCCTCGGCATCCGCGTCCTCACCCCCGACGGCGCGCCCGCCTACGGCAGCGCGGCGACCACGGGATACGCGATCTCGGCCGCCGCCTTGGCGCTCATCGCGACGCTGCTGCTCTACATCCTCATGCTGTCGACGCCGGAGCCGGCCAAGTTCTTCAGCTGGATCGGCGGGCTCTGCACCGTGATCATCACGTTCCTGCCGTTCATGTACTCGGCGGACATCCTCCCGCAGATCGCGACGGCGGCCATCAACCTGATCATCGGCATCGCCGTCCTCTCGCTGCTGGCGACCATCGGACGTACGGCCGTCGACCACGTACCGGATCCGGCGCCGTATCCGTACGAGCAGCCCCGCGGGTACGACCCATCACCCGGATACGAGCAGCGGGGATACGAGCAGCCCCGGTACGAGCAGCCCCAGCCCCGGTACGAGCGGCCTCGCGAGCACGGGCAGTCCCGTGATCACGGGCAGCCCCGCGATTACGGGCAGTCTGATGATTACGGGCAGCGCAGGCACCAGCGCCGGGACTACGACCCGTACGACTGA
- a CDS encoding flavin monoamine oxidase family protein: MGHSRRDFLSAVGVSGGAGALFATMGALGLAPSAEAATKGTFGPPQPSDFSLTGRSAKKVVILGAGIAGLTTAYELGKAGYDCTILEALDRVGGRNWTVRGGDRVTELDGSTQVARFSDGLYLNAGPARLAQWMVTMDYCRELGVDLEVFTNSNAQAYIYHQNMSAPVRWRTAKADVYGYVSELLSRATDAGALDAALTAQDKERLIAFLSSFGAVGDKASGFKYSATSRRGHSVNPGAGEQEGTVLGPVPSLSEVLASGVGQRFAFEFGYEQAMLMFQPVGGMDAIPRAFADKIGRQRIRLRAKVTRITDLQDGVEVEYQDRHGRTQKIKADLCVAAMPPHILAKTAHNLGAEVQAALATPTVANAGKIGLEYRRRWWETDEDIYGGVTATDLDLATIWYPSYGYGTARGMVVGYYNFGAQADAYAALKPAERERRAIEQGMKIHGAKYRDELASSVSIAWKLQPHIEGAWVGWPSRQGAYQLLGKPAGHVYFAGDWLSYLIAWQAGALESARKVVTELHQRVLSTS, from the coding sequence TTGGGGCACAGCAGACGCGATTTCCTGTCCGCCGTCGGTGTTTCCGGCGGGGCAGGCGCGCTCTTCGCGACCATGGGCGCGCTCGGGCTTGCGCCGTCCGCCGAAGCGGCCACGAAGGGAACCTTCGGCCCGCCGCAGCCGTCCGACTTCTCGCTCACCGGGCGGTCCGCGAAGAAGGTGGTGATCCTCGGCGCGGGGATAGCCGGCCTCACCACGGCGTACGAGCTGGGCAAGGCGGGCTACGACTGCACGATCCTGGAGGCGCTCGACCGGGTCGGCGGCCGGAACTGGACCGTCCGTGGCGGCGACCGGGTGACTGAGCTCGACGGCTCCACGCAGGTCGCGCGGTTCAGTGACGGCCTCTACCTCAACGCGGGCCCGGCCCGGCTGGCGCAGTGGATGGTCACCATGGACTACTGCCGCGAGCTCGGCGTGGACCTGGAGGTCTTCACCAACTCCAACGCCCAGGCCTACATCTACCACCAGAACATGTCGGCCCCCGTCCGCTGGCGTACCGCCAAGGCCGACGTGTACGGGTACGTCTCGGAGCTGCTGTCGCGGGCGACCGACGCGGGGGCGCTGGACGCCGCCCTCACCGCGCAGGACAAAGAGCGGCTGATCGCCTTTCTGTCGAGCTTCGGGGCGGTGGGCGACAAGGCGAGCGGATTCAAGTACTCCGCAACCTCCCGCCGCGGCCACAGCGTGAACCCGGGGGCGGGCGAGCAGGAGGGTACGGTTCTCGGGCCGGTGCCGTCGCTGTCGGAGGTGCTGGCGAGCGGAGTCGGGCAGCGGTTCGCGTTCGAGTTCGGCTATGAGCAGGCGATGCTGATGTTCCAGCCGGTGGGCGGCATGGACGCGATCCCACGGGCCTTCGCCGACAAGATCGGGCGGCAGCGGATCCGGCTGCGGGCCAAGGTCACCAGGATCACCGATCTGCAGGACGGCGTGGAGGTGGAGTATCAGGACCGCCACGGCCGTACCCAGAAGATCAAGGCGGACCTGTGCGTCGCCGCGATGCCCCCGCACATCCTCGCCAAGACCGCGCACAACCTCGGCGCGGAGGTCCAGGCCGCCCTCGCCACCCCGACCGTCGCGAACGCCGGCAAGATCGGTCTGGAGTACCGTCGCCGGTGGTGGGAGACCGACGAGGACATCTACGGCGGCGTCACCGCCACCGACCTCGATCTGGCCACGATCTGGTACCCCTCCTACGGGTACGGGACGGCGCGCGGCATGGTCGTCGGCTACTACAACTTCGGCGCCCAGGCCGACGCGTACGCCGCGCTGAAGCCCGCCGAGCGCGAGCGCCGCGCGATCGAGCAGGGCATGAAGATCCATGGCGCGAAATACCGCGACGAACTGGCGTCGTCGGTGTCCATCGCCTGGAAACTTCAGCCGCACATCGAGGGCGCGTGGGTGGGCTGGCCGTCCCGGCAGGGCGCGTACCAGCTCCTCGGCAAACCCGCCGGGCACGTGTACTTCGCGGGGGACTGGCTGAGCTACCTGATCGCCTGGCAGGCGGGAGCCCTGGAGTCCGCCCGCAAGGTCGTCACCGAGCTGCACCAGCGCGTCCTGAGCACCTCATGA
- a CDS encoding hemerythrin domain-containing protein has product MDTQQDVIAVLVKDHREVEQMFSKLEHMKGGISDEAKTLAEQVVIELVRHSVAEEEYLYPAVRKHVPGGDEIADHEIAEHSEAEETMKRLEALEPGDDDFWPTTELLMRQIRHHLQEEEGDLFPKLRAACPPEQLVELGEKVQRAKKLAPTRPHPSAPDTPPANKLLAPGAGLVDRVRDALSGRGRS; this is encoded by the coding sequence GTGGACACGCAGCAGGATGTGATCGCGGTCCTGGTCAAGGACCACCGCGAGGTCGAGCAGATGTTCTCCAAGCTCGAGCACATGAAGGGCGGCATCAGCGACGAGGCCAAGACGCTGGCCGAGCAGGTGGTCATCGAGCTGGTACGGCACTCGGTCGCCGAGGAGGAGTACCTCTATCCGGCCGTACGCAAGCACGTGCCCGGCGGGGACGAGATCGCCGACCACGAGATCGCCGAGCACTCCGAGGCCGAGGAGACGATGAAGCGGCTGGAGGCGCTGGAGCCGGGCGACGACGACTTCTGGCCCACCACCGAACTCCTGATGCGCCAGATCCGCCACCACCTCCAGGAGGAGGAGGGCGACCTCTTCCCGAAGCTGCGCGCCGCCTGCCCGCCCGAGCAGCTGGTCGAGCTGGGGGAGAAGGTGCAGCGTGCCAAGAAACTGGCCCCCACCCGGCCGCACCCGTCGGCGCCGGACACCCCGCCGGCGAACAAGCTGCTGGCGCCCGGGGCCGGCCTGGTGGATCGCGTCCGCGACGCCCTCAGCGGCCGGGGACGTTCCTAG
- a CDS encoding aromatic amino acid ammonia-lyase has product MSKVGRVAAGVSLLAALCVPPGQALADPESSLVGAAPVPELVLDGDSFSLQDAFAILEGRPVTARLAPDAQANMGRTRAGALAALDNQRVYGWNQALGPLKDRPLSPEQAEQFQRNVLRSHAAGVGEPLPDNVVRLALILKANQMARGTVGVRPEVPQRLLDMVNAGVVPRMPQVGSLGTGDLQPQAAAGLAALGEDAPVRYRGEEGPASELLPKAGLPRDFTFEAGEALPIISGSTVLAATLMDAVHRATVLADQAEAAFALFMEATRAERGSLGARTHKERHIPEENAVAARLRAMVAGSDWMTEEGRKRLDPANYHPRVQDAVSVRAAPHIMAGLRHVLADARRALVREANSSTSNPLIFKSDKGPGYEFVMGGNWDGSVMGHLADTLNAEITDLGVLSQELSGRLLSPRWSYGLPANLAGGTVGLNSGMVQVQTVAAALIPEMQARATPAGTLSRPVKDGQEDHNTMAMASARHLHENLDRLEVVLAVQYLMAAQGIDLIASQMSGLALGAVTRSLLTEIRRYVAPLGEDRYQTPDLERAVWLVHHGYLTPSLAR; this is encoded by the coding sequence ATGAGCAAAGTAGGACGTGTGGCCGCCGGCGTCAGCCTGCTCGCCGCCCTGTGCGTGCCCCCGGGCCAGGCCCTCGCCGATCCGGAATCGTCCCTCGTCGGGGCGGCACCGGTCCCGGAGCTGGTGCTGGACGGGGATTCGTTCTCGCTCCAGGACGCCTTCGCCATCCTCGAAGGCCGTCCCGTGACCGCGCGGCTCGCACCGGACGCCCAGGCGAACATGGGCAGGACGCGGGCGGGAGCGCTGGCGGCCCTGGACAACCAGCGGGTGTACGGCTGGAACCAGGCGCTCGGGCCGCTGAAGGACCGCCCGCTCTCGCCCGAGCAGGCGGAGCAGTTCCAGCGCAACGTCCTGCGCTCCCATGCCGCGGGCGTCGGGGAGCCGCTGCCCGACAACGTGGTCAGGCTGGCCCTGATCCTCAAGGCGAACCAGATGGCCAGGGGCACCGTGGGGGTGCGGCCCGAGGTGCCCCAGCGCCTGCTGGACATGGTCAACGCCGGGGTCGTGCCGCGGATGCCGCAGGTCGGCTCGCTGGGCACCGGGGACCTGCAGCCGCAGGCGGCGGCGGGGCTGGCGGCGCTCGGCGAGGACGCGCCGGTCCGTTACCGGGGCGAAGAGGGACCCGCCTCCGAGCTGCTGCCGAAGGCCGGCCTGCCCAGGGACTTCACGTTCGAGGCGGGAGAGGCGCTGCCGATCATCAGCGGCAGCACCGTCCTGGCCGCCACGCTGATGGACGCCGTGCACCGGGCCACCGTGCTCGCCGACCAGGCGGAGGCCGCCTTCGCCCTGTTCATGGAGGCGACCAGGGCCGAGCGAGGATCGCTCGGCGCCCGTACCCACAAGGAACGCCACATCCCCGAGGAGAACGCGGTCGCCGCGCGACTGCGCGCGATGGTGGCGGGCTCGGACTGGATGACCGAGGAGGGCCGCAAGCGCCTCGACCCGGCGAACTACCATCCGCGCGTCCAGGACGCGGTGTCGGTGCGGGCCGCGCCGCACATCATGGCCGGACTGCGGCACGTGCTCGCCGACGCGCGCCGGGCGCTCGTCCGCGAGGCCAACTCCTCGACCTCCAACCCGCTGATCTTCAAGAGCGACAAGGGCCCGGGGTACGAGTTCGTGATGGGCGGCAACTGGGACGGCTCCGTCATGGGGCATCTCGCCGACACCCTGAACGCGGAGATCACCGACCTCGGGGTGCTGTCGCAGGAGCTGTCGGGGCGGCTGCTGTCTCCCAGGTGGAGCTACGGCCTGCCGGCGAACCTCGCCGGCGGGACGGTCGGGCTGAACTCCGGGATGGTGCAGGTGCAGACGGTCGCCGCGGCGCTGATCCCGGAGATGCAGGCCAGGGCCACGCCGGCGGGAACGCTGTCCCGGCCGGTCAAGGACGGTCAGGAGGACCACAACACGATGGCCATGGCCTCGGCCCGGCACCTGCACGAGAACCTCGACCGGCTCGAGGTCGTCCTCGCGGTCCAGTACCTGATGGCGGCCCAGGGCATCGACCTCATCGCGTCGCAGATGTCCGGCCTGGCGCTCGGCGCCGTGACGCGGAGCCTCCTGACCGAGATCAGGAGGTACGTGGCGCCCCTGGGCGAGGACCGCTATCAGACCCCTGACCTGGAGCGGGCCGTCTGGCTGGTGCACCACGGATACCTGACGCCGTCCCTCGCGCGCTGA